The Geotoga petraea genome segment TAATAGACCAAGAAACTGTATAAATCATACTTGCTCTTTCTTCATCTTTTGGCATTAAAGTCATTCCTATTTTGTTAGACATATTAGGATATTGATCATCAATAAAACCTTTTGTCCAAGGTCCTGACATACCCATAGCTACTTTACCGGCTGCTATTGCTTCACCAATCCATCCGGAACCAACATTTGAAGGTTCAAATGCAACTTTATATTTACTTGCAAGATCAGTGTAAAATTCAATTGCTTCAAGAGATTTCTCAGAAGTTAATGCTTGTGTCATATCGTCGTTCACTACTTTTCCACCAAATGCATAAATAAAAGGCATGGCTCTGTTAAAGTCTGGAGCTAAAACCATAGGAGTTTCAAACCCTGATGATTTTAACAATTCAGCTTTAGCCAACATATCTTCGTATGTATCATGTTCAGTAGGATATGGGACATCGTATTTGTCAAATATTTCCTTGTTGTAGTATAATACTAATGTAGAAAAATCTTTTGGCAAACCGTATAATCTTTCGTTGAATGTAAAACCGTCAATTAAATTTTCATAAAAATCATCTACATCAAAGTTTTCTTTTTGAATGTACAAATCCAAAGGCAATAAAACATTTTTTCTAGCTAATTCTTCGAAGTAGTATATGTCTACGTAGAAGATATCTGGTCCGGTTCCTGCTGACAACCTTGTGAGAAGGGCTTGTTTGTAATCTCCAGGGATCGGATCCCATTTTATTTGTACATCTGAGTTTTCACTGTTAAATACTTCAACTGCCTCTTTAATAGCTGCTTCTTCTGTAGGATTACCAGGCCACCCTGATATTGTAATTGTTGTTACAGAAAAAACTGTTAATACGAAAGTTAAAACCAAGAAAAAACTTAAAACTTTTTTCATCCAACTTACCCCCTTTTAAATTTTTTGGTACTTTCCCGTTCTACCAATTTTGTGGGAATTATTATTGAATTAATTTTATTGCCTTGAGATAATTCGTGTACATTTTTGGCTGCATTAAAACCTATATCAAAGATGTTTTGATCTACTGTTGTTAAATCAAAAAATTTAGCAAGCTCGATGTTATCAAACCCTATTATTGGGAAATATTTTTTAGTTCTTCTCATTTCTTGCATAATGGCTATAGCCATTTTATCTGAAGCACAAAAAATTCCTTCAAAATCTGTTTTAGTGATTTTTTGTTTAAAAATTTTAACAGCTTTTTCTTCATCAAAATTTGCGTATTCCATATCTATTTTTATATTATTCAATCTTGCTGCATTCTTAACTCCTTCGTTTCTTTGCTCAGTAACAGGATTATTTTTATCACCAGTCAGATACAATATTTTTCTTAGCCCCATTTCTGAAAACTTTTCAATAGCGTAAAAAGCACCAGATGTATTGTCAGAATCAATATAATTAAAATTATTTTTAGAATTTCTTCCTATAACTACATAGGGAAAATTTTTTTTGTTTAAAAAATCAATTCTTTTATCATTTTCTTTTAAATCAAGTAAAATAAAACCATCTACTATTTTGCTATCAATTACTGATCCATAATAATCTATCAAATCTTTTTGAGCGTGGGTATCTACTATTAGCTTTAAACCTTTTTTAGACATATAAGATATAGTTCCTTGCAATAATTGTTGGGAATATGATGTTTCAAAGATTCGATCTGTATGAACAGAAAAAACTATAGAAAAAATTCCTGTCTTTTTTTTTCTCATTGATTTTGCAATTGCATCAGGCCTATAATTATATTTTTTAATAACACTTAAAACTCTATTTTTTGTTTCATTTTTAACTTTTTCAGGGTTGTTTAAAACTCTTGATACAGTTGCTACTGAAACATTTGCTTTTTTGGCAATTTCTTTTATATTCATATACAACACCTCTATAATGTAATCGATTACATTGCTATATTACTATTTATTTACAAAAAATCAAAATGCATTTATACTTGTTATGAAGCTTTTATATAAAAATATTTATAATTAGAAAAAAGATTCTTCACTTTTTACAATTAATAAAAATATGTAATCGTTTTCATAAAAATAATAATAATTCTATAAAAAAAATAAACCCCTAAAAGGGGTTTATTTAATCCTTATATCAGCTAATAATTGTTCATTTTCTTCTGTTTTTTCGATGAAAGAATTATAAAAATTCTCCCAGACAATTTTTTCTTTTTGAAATTGATCCTTATAGTATCCATCTTCAATCTTTGATATAATTTCGTTTAACCTTTCGGAAATCTCTAATAAAAATTCTTTTGCTTCGATTTCATTCTCTTCTGCTAAAGAGTATGTTTTTAATAGAGCTCTGAAGTAAACAGTTAAAAAAGGTATTTTTGTTATAAAACATCCAGTGAAAGGGAACAATTCTTCTTTTATATAATCATAATTATCCAAAATATCTGAGGCATAATAGCTGAATAACAAAATTCTTTCGTAATCTCCTATTAGCTTTCCTATTTTTGATTCCTCTATGGTTTTTTAATTAAATTATGTTTATCATGCCTCATAACAAGTTTGTCATTATGGTAATATCTCAAATATTTTCCATGTATTTTTTTGTCAATAATAGATAATATAAAAGCTTGGTCTTCTGCTCTGCCAATAAAGCTTGGGGTAAATGGCTTGTATTTTATTAAATCTTCAACCAGTATTCCATTAGTACCTCCAGTTACATGGTATCTTATTATTGGATTATCTTTCTTTTTGTATCTGGTTCCCATCTCTGCAATTGTTGAAATATACTGTGGTTTTTGTGAGTTAAAGATGAATTTATCATAAGTTATTGTTATTTCATCTTTTTTAATATCAGGTTCAAATAGTGATTTTTTTATGTCATAATCGTTGACCAAAGAACCAGCTATCATCCCGAGTTGTACCTCTTCTCCATTATGGACTCCAACTGAACCCCAGAGCTTATCTTTGAAAATTTCAAAAGCAAACTCACCTGTGTATTTGTGAAGTGCTCTTTGGTCAAACACTTGGTCTAAATCTATTTTAAAAGTAGCCTTTATTCTTGGGTCAATATAATAGCTCCAAAAAACCGACACAGCTTTTAAAAAGCTATAATGTCTTCCATATTTACCGCTTACACCTATAACTTTCTTGGTTTCTTCTCGTTTTATATCATCTTTTATTACTATATCGATCATTTTTTCAACATCATCTTCTGTAAAAGCATACACATTTAAATTTTCTAAATCGTAGGTTCGTAGTATATCTCTTAAATATTTTTTTGCAATTATATTCAGTGAATCATGTGTACAACTTATCGAAAGAACCACAGTTACTTTTTCATTTGTTTCAACAGATACAGAATCATTCAATTTTGTCAATCCATATATTATTTCATTTTCCGAATCTGGAGTGTCTATAGGTACTGGGTGGTCATACCAATATTTTTGTTTTTCTTCAAAATCCACCTTACTTTTATATTCATAAGGTAGGTTTTCCTTATTTTTAGGCATTGTCAATAACACATTAGAGGTTATTAGAATTTCTTTATAAGGGTTATCAATAATTGGTTCGTCGAGTTTTGATATTTCAACACGCCTTTTCCCCCTTACATGTTTGATCGTTTCTTCATAATCGAGAAGATTTTCTGGAAAGAATATTCTTTGGATTTCATTTATTTTTTCTTCTACCGAACCACTTAAATCTATTTCATTTCCTATAGATTCAAAATCTCTTACAGCTTTCTTTCTCAACCTATTTATGAACAAATTTATACTTTCTTGTGAATAAATTTCAGTAATTTCGCCTTTTAAAAATTTTTTTATGATATTTTGGGTTTTGTTTTTTCTCACGGAATTTAAAATTAGTTCGTCAATTTCTTTTGAAAATTCCCTAAATGTCATATTATTCACCCTCTACTTTTTTACCTTTGAAAACAAAAAAATCGAGCCTTGATTTTTTTTTCATGAATCTATCTATCTCTGTCTTGAAATTAGAGCCTTGAATAACTGCAGAATCTTCTTTTTCAAAAATACTATATTCAAGGTCAATAAAATCTCTTGTATATAGCTTATCTAAATAATTGAATTCTTTGACAAAAATATTATCTCTTGATTCTTTTAGAAAAAACGTTGAGAAAATATAACCATTGTATTTTAAGATATCATAGAAATTTTTTAATGGAGATTTATTGGTGTTTGAGACATAATTTATCATCCCTGATAGATCTAATATATAATCAAAACTATTATGTTTTAAAGGTAT includes the following:
- a CDS encoding ABC transporter substrate-binding protein, with the protein product MKKVLSFFLVLTFVLTVFSVTTITISGWPGNPTEEAAIKEAVEVFNSENSDVQIKWDPIPGDYKQALLTRLSAGTGPDIFYVDIYYFEELARKNVLLPLDLYIQKENFDVDDFYENLIDGFTFNERLYGLPKDFSTLVLYYNKEIFDKYDVPYPTEHDTYEDMLAKAELLKSSGFETPMVLAPDFNRAMPFIYAFGGKVVNDDMTQALTSEKSLEAIEFYTDLASKYKVAFEPSNVGSGWIGEAIAAGKVAMGMSGPWTKGFIDDQYPNMSNKIGMTLMPKDEERASMIYTVSWSINRQTQNREAAWKVLKFLTNEGQKIFTEKTSILASRKSIAENARTPENKVFYDSVEFGYPWSVPTPSGVFSKANDQLNSMLKDLMYEKITIEEFANRIENNYQEWVQSN
- a CDS encoding LacI family DNA-binding transcriptional regulator, whose product is MNIKEIAKKANVSVATVSRVLNNPEKVKNETKNRVLSVIKKYNYRPDAIAKSMRKKKTGIFSIVFSVHTDRIFETSYSQQLLQGTISYMSKKGLKLIVDTHAQKDLIDYYGSVIDSKIVDGFILLDLKENDKRIDFLNKKNFPYVVIGRNSKNNFNYIDSDNTSGAFYAIEKFSEMGLRKILYLTGDKNNPVTEQRNEGVKNAARLNNIKIDMEYANFDEEKAVKIFKQKITKTDFEGIFCASDKMAIAIMQEMRRTKKYFPIIGFDNIELAKFFDLTTVDQNIFDIGFNAAKNVHELSQGNKINSIIIPTKLVERESTKKFKRG